CCGGTCATACCTCTAGTTCGGGGCGTCATGCGGAAAGCCACACCTGGCCGAATGGTGGCGAAGCCTCCGCACCGCGCGCACTCGATGACGAGACTGCCGCTGCTTCCGACGGGCAATCACTCTCCCGCAATGACAACACACATCCGCCAACGATGCCGACAGAACCTGCAGCGCGCCTTCCCCGGACTCCGTCGAACTCTTTCCGTCCACAGGCCATGAGACGCATGGGCAAATAGAAACCTGACGTGCGGTTGTAGAAAAACCGAGTGGCTTGCGTGGCCAACGGTTTCCGATTTCCCTTACTCCGCCGCTCACAGTCGATGACAGGATCTGCCCATCGTGCATCCGCTCCATTCCAGTCCAGCCACATTCGTGCGAGCGACGTTTCAATTCTACTCGCGCCGCCTCAGCACGATTCCACGGCATGCACTACCCGGTACTGCAGCTGCGGGACCTCCGGCCCTTCGAGCGCGAGATGCCGCGCGTCTGGTCGGCGAGGCAAGTTTGGTTAGACGGATTTTTTTCGATGAGGATGAACGTCGGCTGGATCAGCTTCGCAGACTAGATGGATTCACACTGTAGAGCGCGAGCACTCCTTGCCGACCATGGAAATGTCGGCTCCTGCTCGTACGCTGCCGGGCAATCCGTACGGGCGCTTGCCCAGCCGATAGAACTTACTCCCGCCGGCCTAATGCCAGATCAGGCGGCGGGGTGCCACGGATGGCCGAATACTGGATCGTCATGAAGCGGGCACAGCGGGCGCACTTGATGACGAGGTTGGTGCCTTGCCAGCGGGCAATCAATTTCCCACAATGACACCGAACATCCGACGAAGACGGTACCGGCGTATGCAACTCACTCATTCCCATGCCCCTGTACTCCCAGGTGTCTTGCTGAACTGATGTCCGCATGTCTGTTGATGCATATCCGTCCCATAGGCGCACACGCGCGCCTCATTCTGAGGCCAACTCGCAGAGCACTCGATACCGAGCAGGCTATTTGAAGGTCAACTTTTTGATTTCACCCGCCGGCAATTCAACTTCGCCGAAATCGGACTGCCCCTTGAAGCTGCCGGCGATAGCCAGCACGAACTCCCCCGTCTTGCCATCGTTGAGCGTGATCGTGACGCTCGGAGGCGCACTGCTTCCCGAGGGCTTGAGGTCGATCTGTTTGATTCCTTCGAACTTGATCTTGACGGTTGCCGTCCCGCGCTTGACCGGCACCTCTTTCAATTCATGCGGAACAAAGGCCGTTTCACTAATTTTTTCTTCCCAATAGAAAATGACGTTCTTGACGTCCGTCTCTACGCCCTTGATATCGGTGGCGACGGCGTGAAAGCCCTTCTCAGCCTTGCTCTCCGCCCACGCCGGGCTGCCCATCAGACAGAGCAGCATCAGGCCGCACACCAAGTGGAACCGTTGACTGGTCACTCGCACGATCGTCTGGCGATTCATACGCATTCTCCTTCTTATTGTCATTACCCATCTAATCGATAACTGATCGGGACAAGAATCGTGAGCTGAGACTTGCCCAATGGATGCTTGAGCGTCAACGGCGACGCCTTTTTCATCACCGCCATCGCTTCTTGATCCAAAACCGCGCGACCCGAGCTCTCTGCAATGCTGACTCCGATCACCTCGCCGTCATCGCGAATGACGGCTTCCACCACCACCTTGCCTTCCCAATGATTCATTTTCGCCTGCGCCGGATACCGCTTCAGCTCTTCCATCCGGCGCTGCACCGATTCGCTGAGCCAGCCATAGTCGGCGTGAACCTCCCGATGCCGAACCAGGCGCTGTTGCACCACTCGGTGCTCAATCGCCGACGCCGTCGTTTCGACGGTCGGTGATTCTCGCTCCACGGTTTGAGGCGCAGCCTCGATCGGCGTCAGCGTTTCCGCCGGCTGCGCGCGCGCGACCCTCGCAGCGACCGCGACCTGTGAGGTCCGCTGCTCGACAACCGGCTCCTGACTCGTAGCGACGGCCTGCGATTCGATGCGCTGCGCCATCGGGCGCTCGATCGACGCCTCAGCCTGCGTTACCATCTCAGGAGTCTCCTGCTGGACAGACTCCACGGCTTCAACCGTCCGAGTGACTTCACGAACCGTCTGCTGAACCGGCACGGGAGGCGTCACGAGCGGCTGAGGCTCCACCACCCGCTTGACCGGTTGAGGATCCGGAGGAACCCTGGCCGGTTCTAACGGTGCCGGAGAAGCGGGAGGGGGAGCCTCGACCACGGCCACCTCCCATTGAAACGGCGTCGGTAAAACCGGCTTGTCGATTTCAGCCATCACGAGTACCGCGCACCCAACGCCCAGCGCGTGACACACCAGCGACACCATCCAGCCATGCGCGCGCGCAGGTCCTGGGCCATCGACTAACCGATTGAGCTCGACCGCTGTCATGACCGCACCACCTCAAGACTCACCTGCTTGAACCCGAGCCCTCGGACTTCGTCCACCACACCGACGAACCGCTCTAAAATAGTGACCCGGTCGGCCCGCACCACTACAAGCGACTCCCGCGGATGAGACGTGAGACTTGCGGTCAACCCATCCGCGACAACCGGTTGATCGTTCAAAAACAGCTGCCCCTCGGCCGTCAGCGTAATGACCAAGGGAACGTCCTTATGCTCGCTCGCCGCCTTCGCTTTCGCCAATTCCACGGGAACCTGGCCGGTGGAGATGAACGTCGCCGTGGTCAACACAATCACCAGCAACACTAGCATCACATCCACAAGCGGAATGACGTTGATTTGATTGAGCTCACGATCCATGCTGCACCTTATACAGTGTCAGCAACTCCGACACCCGACGCCGCAACACGTTATTCAGAACGACGCAGGGAATCGCCACGAGCAATCCAACCGCGGTCGCTTTGAGCGCCAGACTGAGACCGACCATGATGGCGCCGACCGCCATGGTGCCGGACGTGCCCATCGTATGAAACGTGAGCATGATGCCCATCACAGTCCCCAGCAATCCGATATAGGGCGCGTTGGCCGCCACTGTCCCGATAACGACGAGTCGCTTCGTCAGCGCCATTTCCATCGTTTGAATGTCGTCGAATTGAGTCGGCGACACGCGACGATAGTACAGCCATCGCTCGACGGCGACGGCCAGGGCCCACAGACTAAGAGCTATAAGCAATCCGATAATTCCAAAATCCACCAAGTGCTTGAGCGCATCCACGTCCGGTCTCCTCAAGTGAAGATAAACAACGACCCTGCCGCCTCAGCCGCCTCACAATAGAAGACGAATGAATCCGACGAAACCTCACTGCTTTTCTGAAATGCCACGCTTTTCTTCCAGGACAACGACCTCTCCATTGACATGGGAGACGACAATCGGGGCCGCCCGTTCCAGCGCATTGAGCAATCCCGCCCGGTCATCGGCCCCAAAGACCCCACTGACCCTCAGTGCACCGATTCGCGGATCAAGAATCCTGATCTCTCCCCGTTGATAGCGGCCCACCTCCTGAATCACTTCAGACAATGGACGATCCTCGAACATAACCTTTCCTTCAAGCCACGCCGTCGCTTCGGCTAGCGATACCGTTTTCACCGGCGATATCGCACCCGACGGCTCATAGGCAATTTGCTCGCCGGCCGTGAGTCGCTGCCACAATGGCTCTGACGCCGCCGGTTCGGATTGCTGCACCTCGACGGCCCCCTCTACCACGGTCACCATGACACGCTGCTCCAACCGTCGGACCACAAACTGCGTACCGATATCCCGAACAACTCTGTTCCCTGCCACCACCTCAAACGGTCCCCCGCCCGAGTGCGATACGGCAAATAAGGCTTCCCCCTCCTGCAGCACGACAGTCCGCTTGGAACGGGAGAACGCCGTGGCAATCACCGTGCTCGTATTTAACGTGACGGCGGATCCGTCAGGAAGCACCACGATCCGCCGCTCACCCTTGGCGGTGCGATACTCCGCTGTTGCCACGCCGGACGTGAACCACCATCCACCCGCGATGACAACCGCCAACAACAGCGCACACACGGCCGAGAGCCTGGCTGGACGGTACGACCACATTGAAACGGTGCGAGGGCGTTGCGCGGCACACTCCCATTCGCGCGCCGCGCGTACGAGCTCTTCGCGTAACAGCGGCCGGGTCGAGTCCAGTTCGCCCCACAAGCGACAACACCGGTCGAACTCCCGTCGATGCATCGGATCGGCATCAACCCACGCGTGCCACGCCCGCCGATCAGCATACGTGGCGCCCCCGGACTGAAGCCGCACAAACCATTCAAGCGCCTGCTCGGCAATCGATGCAGCATCGTGAGGTTCCGCCTGCTCTCCGACTATCTGACTCATGCAACAACCTGCGATCCAGACCGATTCACCTCACTACCCATGCCCCATAAGACGCAACACCTTGCGCCAACCTGACTCAGCTCCTCGATTTTTCAATCAGGCCCCTACGAACGATCCGCCCGTGAAACTCCTCCATCGAGTTCAACCCGGCGGCGACAATGCGCCATCGCCTTCATCACATGTTTTTCCACCATGTTTTTGGAGATACCGAGACGACCGGCGATATCCGCATGGGAAAGCTCCAAGAACTTGTGCAACAGAAACACTTGCCGGCACTTTGGCGGAAGCTCCGCGATGGCCGCATGCAGGAGCTGCACGCGCTCCTTAGCCTCGACCGCATCGTCCGGACGGGTCGCCAGGGATGGAAGTTCCTCGGCTGTCTCTAGTTGCGTGATCCGTTCCGCTCGAATCCGTTGCCGCCGAAACAGATCGATGGAGAGATTCACCGCCGTCTTGTAGAGAAAGGCCCTTGGCTGTGCAACCTCGGCCAGATCTTTCAACCCGCGCACCCGGAGAAAGGTATCCTGCACCACATCTGCGGCCTGTTCGCGGCATCCCAGCTTGGCCGTGAGGAAACGCAGCAATTCACCGTAGTACTGCTGAAAGAGCGACGCTTCGAGTGTCACGCGTTGATCGTGCATGGTGCTATTCAAGTTGATAGTTCAAGGGCACCAACATGACGACGGAGGTTTCCCCCAACACATGGTCAAGTCTCAGCGGAGAAGCCGCCGCCAACGCCGCTAACGCCGCTTGATCGAGGATGGGATAGCCGGAGCTTTCTTCGATCACGGGATCGAGCAGCCGACCGTCACCCTGTACATGAATCTGTACGACGACTCGACCTTGGGCGTGAGCGGCCTTGGCCGATGCGGGATAGACCTTCACCCTCTCCAGCCTTGTTCGCAGTTCCTCCATGAGCCACCCATAGTCCGGAAAAGCCGTTCGGGTGACCGTGGATCTCGTCACAGCCTGCGGGCGCTGCAGCACATTCGGCCGCTCCAGCTGCGTCTCCACTTCAAGACTGCTCGATTCACGCTGGCTCTCGACCTGAGGGGGCGGAAGCAGAGCGGTAGCCGGATTCGCCACCGCCATGGCCGCCGCCGGCACGGTATCTTCCGCAGACAAGGCGGAGCGACCCGACACGGCCGGCCGGCGAGGCGGACGCGGGCTGGGAGCAACTTCAGATGAGAGTGACTCTGGAACCCGCGAGTCCTCCGAGTGATCGGATGACTCTGAAACATCCGGCGACGGCCGCGCATCGGCAGCAGGCTGAAGATCAGGCGCTGCCAGCGCCGACACCTCTTGGGGCTGGAGACTCTGAGCCGCCATCAATTCATTCGTGGGGGCGGCCATCAACGAAACGTCCCACCGAAACGGAGCCTTCTGTGGTATCGCGGAGATCTGCGCGGTGTGAAGATTGACGACAGCGGCTACGGCCAATAGGCAGCCATGGACGAGCGCTGAAATGCTCCATCCCAAAAGCGCCGTCTGCTCGGAGTCATCCCCATCGCCCCGCAGCATCGGTGGCAAAATCAATCTGCCTGCGGCAGATCCGACCGAGGTCTGCCCGCAAGGATCAGCGAGTGGAGCAGATCGATACGGCTGATGCTGGGGGAGCCGTATCCCCACGCTACGCCGCTCCCAGCCCTGCTTCGCCGGAATCGAGAGCTGAGCATTTCTGAAAAAACTATTCACGTCGGCTCCGCAGAAATAAAAAGCCCATGGCCGCCTGCTGGCGACCATGGGCTCTGGACTCGAAGTACTCTGGCCTCTTGCCGATTGCCTATGTTACGAGTGGCACCGGCTAATTATCTGAATTTGATAATTAATATCAATACACGCCCGCTCGCCCCCCTGTCAACTCCCCATCAACCAGCCCGACCACCAGCCTACTGGCACAGCGCTCCCCTTTGCGATCTTGCGAAATAACTATCGAACGCACGCCCATGAGCCCACTACTCCCACATCACCGTAGCATCTTCTTAATAGGGAAGGACCGTGCTAGGATTGGCGCACCATGCTCATCGATACACACACCCATCTCGACGATGCCCGGTACAACGATGACCGCGACGCAATGATCACGCGAGCGCGTGAGGCTGGCGTGGACAACTTCATCACGATCGGCTGCGACCTTGCCACAAGCCAATCCGCGGTCGCTCTTGCCGATCAGCACGATTTCATCTATGCCTCGATCGGTGTGCATCCGCACGAGGTCAAGCATATCCAGGACACCTGGTACGCCGAATTCCGCCAGCTCGCTAGGAGCAAAAAGGTCGTAGCTTATGGCGAGATCGGCCTGGACTATCACTACAACCACTCATCGCCGAAAGAACAGCGCGACCGGTTTCGCGAACAGATTCAGCTCGCGCGCGAACTCCGGCTGCCCGTGATCATTCACACCAGAGAGGCCGACACGGACACCGTCGCGATCTTACAGGAAGAACACGCATCGGAAATCGGCGGGGTGTTTCACTGCTTTTCCGGCGATGCGGCACTGGCGAAGCATGCGCTCGACCTGGGATTCTACCTGTCGTTTTCAGGCATTCTCACGTTCCCCAAGGCCACGGCACTGCGGGACATTGCGAAGACCGTTCCGCTGGATCGACTCTTGATCGAAACCGACTGTCCCTATCTCACACCAGTCCCTTATCGCGGGAAACGCAATGAACCGGCCTATGTCACGCATGTCGCGCAACAGTTGGCGACCGTTCGCGCCGATGAGCTCGGCATGTCACCCGAGAAGATCGCCCTCGCCACGACCCGCAACGCCAAGCGCCTGTTCAAACTTGCGTGACCCGTGCCTGATCTCAGAATGTGGGTGCTCGATGGCCGTCTCCGACCTGCTTCGCAATCTTCCGTCAGGCACCATCGAGATCGAAGGATAGAGAGGCCGCTGCGAAGCTCCTGCGCGTAGTGGAACCCCTTCGACAAAGAAGCCGACCGGAATTCTATTCATAGCAACTGGC
Above is a window of Nitrospira lenta DNA encoding:
- a CDS encoding energy transducer TonB, with the protein product MTAVELNRLVDGPGPARAHGWMVSLVCHALGVGCAVLVMAEIDKPVLPTPFQWEVAVVEAPPPASPAPLEPARVPPDPQPVKRVVEPQPLVTPPVPVQQTVREVTRTVEAVESVQQETPEMVTQAEASIERPMAQRIESQAVATSQEPVVEQRTSQVAVAARVARAQPAETLTPIEAAPQTVERESPTVETTASAIEHRVVQQRLVRHREVHADYGWLSESVQRRMEELKRYPAQAKMNHWEGKVVVEAVIRDDGEVIGVSIAESSGRAVLDQEAMAVMKKASPLTLKHPLGKSQLTILVPISYRLDG
- a CDS encoding ExbD/TolR family protein, translated to MDRELNQINVIPLVDVMLVLLVIVLTTATFISTGQVPVELAKAKAASEHKDVPLVITLTAEGQLFLNDQPVVADGLTASLTSHPRESLVVVRADRVTILERFVGVVDEVRGLGFKQVSLEVVRS
- the exbB gene encoding TonB-system energizer ExbB, with protein sequence MDALKHLVDFGIIGLLIALSLWALAVAVERWLYYRRVSPTQFDDIQTMEMALTKRLVVIGTVAANAPYIGLLGTVMGIMLTFHTMGTSGTMAVGAIMVGLSLALKATAVGLLVAIPCVVLNNVLRRRVSELLTLYKVQHGS
- a CDS encoding FecR family protein, with product MSQIVGEQAEPHDAASIAEQALEWFVRLQSGGATYADRRAWHAWVDADPMHRREFDRCCRLWGELDSTRPLLREELVRAAREWECAAQRPRTVSMWSYRPARLSAVCALLLAVVIAGGWWFTSGVATAEYRTAKGERRIVVLPDGSAVTLNTSTVIATAFSRSKRTVVLQEGEALFAVSHSGGGPFEVVAGNRVVRDIGTQFVVRRLEQRVMVTVVEGAVEVQQSEPAASEPLWQRLTAGEQIAYEPSGAISPVKTVSLAEATAWLEGKVMFEDRPLSEVIQEVGRYQRGEIRILDPRIGALRVSGVFGADDRAGLLNALERAAPIVVSHVNGEVVVLEEKRGISEKQ
- a CDS encoding sigma-70 family RNA polymerase sigma factor, whose protein sequence is MHDQRVTLEASLFQQYYGELLRFLTAKLGCREQAADVVQDTFLRVRGLKDLAEVAQPRAFLYKTAVNLSIDLFRRQRIRAERITQLETAEELPSLATRPDDAVEAKERVQLLHAAIAELPPKCRQVFLLHKFLELSHADIAGRLGISKNMVEKHVMKAMAHCRRRVELDGGVSRADRS
- a CDS encoding energy transducer TonB, whose product is MNSFFRNAQLSIPAKQGWERRSVGIRLPQHQPYRSAPLADPCGQTSVGSAAGRLILPPMLRGDGDDSEQTALLGWSISALVHGCLLAVAAVVNLHTAQISAIPQKAPFRWDVSLMAAPTNELMAAQSLQPQEVSALAAPDLQPAADARPSPDVSESSDHSEDSRVPESLSSEVAPSPRPPRRPAVSGRSALSAEDTVPAAAMAVANPATALLPPPQVESQRESSSLEVETQLERPNVLQRPQAVTRSTVTRTAFPDYGWLMEELRTRLERVKVYPASAKAAHAQGRVVVQIHVQGDGRLLDPVIEESSGYPILDQAALAALAAASPLRLDHVLGETSVVMLVPLNYQLE
- a CDS encoding TatD family hydrolase, with protein sequence MLIDTHTHLDDARYNDDRDAMITRAREAGVDNFITIGCDLATSQSAVALADQHDFIYASIGVHPHEVKHIQDTWYAEFRQLARSKKVVAYGEIGLDYHYNHSSPKEQRDRFREQIQLARELRLPVIIHTREADTDTVAILQEEHASEIGGVFHCFSGDAALAKHALDLGFYLSFSGILTFPKATALRDIAKTVPLDRLLIETDCPYLTPVPYRGKRNEPAYVTHVAQQLATVRADELGMSPEKIALATTRNAKRLFKLA